The following are encoded together in the Phycisphaerae bacterium genome:
- the hisI gene encoding phosphoribosyl-AMP cyclohydrolase, translating to MSASKEIELGTNFEPKFDSNGLITAISQDSKTGQILMVAYMNKEALDLTIQTGNAVFFSRSRKKLWKKGEESGHVQKVKQILADCDQDCLILKVEVDQGQCHVGFQSCFYRALKKGTSELEFIAEKVYDPAEAYKKK from the coding sequence TTGTCAGCAAGTAAAGAAATTGAACTTGGAACTAATTTTGAGCCGAAATTCGACTCTAACGGACTTATTACGGCTATCTCACAAGACTCGAAAACAGGACAAATCCTGATGGTAGCATATATGAATAAAGAGGCACTGGATTTGACGATACAGACCGGCAACGCAGTGTTTTTCAGCAGGAGCCGAAAGAAGCTCTGGAAAAAAGGCGAGGAAAGCGGACACGTTCAGAAAGTGAAACAAATCCTTGCCGACTGCGACCAGGATTGTTTGATCCTGAAAGTCGAAGTTGACCAGGGCCAGTGCCATGTGGGATTTCAAAGCTGTTTTTACAGGGCATTGAAAAAAGGCACATCGGAACTGGAATTTATCGCTGAAAAAGTCTACGACCCGGCGGAAGCTTATAAGAAAAAATAA